One stretch of Schizosaccharomyces pombe strain 972h- genome assembly, chromosome: III DNA includes these proteins:
- the cut1 gene encoding separase/separin: protein MSTRSIVTSKVSWTPEKFISALSYPEHCSITLVKRLKASVKLKDLKQNISRDAPSWTFEHLFVAFKCAVSNLAKQWAELSTTDKEKTRRMFCTPSRLNTAHRPEVFYLLECCTYILEQMQVVTKNTSHLYDCIRSGVSICNRLLDMEIFEPAISLLMKTHKNLIILLTYRDHDAIPTATLLNPTLDVSEIQLESCLFVPMVPASYFLNIGTIVVTFQLNVLRCLSLSQINGLSLNTINNLQSEDGPFQWIERSFPSQVQLANSRREILARLLTRFSMIQNNALQSFKLLILSIALWLNILSSQRADDKEFDVNQLETRILQLFSKVVQLCKSEDIEGSILNKDMTQLHHLLENLSKESRLHILLQLSQLYYKYNDFQLSAAYVIRGYSLSFEDISFKLKFLLFSFRLSIHDNSICFPFNLIQELSSLQQLFVENALPYSEALHLLDSIERSFRLFNDSTVFDDTVFALNISEILSWILSSVVRDILVEDELLNLQLKIRKFLMFTFHIIRSFSELTKFQSSLEGCLNLAAYYEDAEFPQKLSNHLYNLCVKSSNVNYARECISLSIKIAVSHKLTNDETYLLKILKNFQLRYHDSLQLQEKCDVLHTTFNQLDLYVGTTSVGKSSVLDNILKRIFNSLTSINDSNIEKLLESISYSLLKLFFKCANEGSRYNASAALSFKLSLMLHEKEEVLLLKTNVSCVLANHGYNDIKFEEMVLCVIKGDQNLLEHNSNNNAKLALNESLLCSWENLLCYRRAEDDSRILTIIESWTIFISRFSSVISRCSFTDFEINSILNFFFCFLHTVEPSGKLTFELAFLEIFYELFNCLLHLQFSKYLVIIGTLLSDKYMTLGFSGKAHLFYTKCYSYLRQCKSSPFINFWNVSYGKYLILTGNTDKGILQLKKYSLSSEEDFNSNGLSRTVSLNLLLYERIQLSDALFQLGYTTVSLGFIMQNLKVIKGLFSKSSKEHFNGGKYITWRLFAVSAHSNVCAARIYEHMGQAREAEFFYRQACSISEKMPFSCFSATFQLRLCSLLTRAGKLEKGEKILFDLTEAMKSTDTYHKLLWNYGAAEVCATKSELDGAICHYSECVKLLEIIKSEYYLFFNRNREKSLTKGIKRLSLSSQPTFVTESNTTEFDDWSILQNTAANLLRLISMFELKRGNLEIAKALMTDSTKCSIASFFNIVSANILKSKLIVCEADSTLFGDPVLRTLPDSVISLPGISHKFQKNQSKTKALGENTGFRKGSKRLDYLRERLKINLQNVRLSCEIIFSNAYERSSVCVCREVNELISYSTIMQSALTTIGETTDVDSSSASFFLEIPKALGFHRRREAQKFRNQHKELHFSSLEQILNSRLSIPDVRTFQDNFIDSLPSIWNVVSITINNSGEDLFISKIRKGHSPLIFRLPLQRHNSRDADEEILVFTKAQTELFRIISKSNQMAQNGKHYTRREDKETWWKERRHLDQCLQQLLENIEISWLGGFKGIFNPHKIDTSLFAKFSSQFQNIIAKNFNMDKKTPVPTLSPEILELFITLGKPGYEGYEQLLEDLIYFILDIFQFRGLHFAYDEIDTDQLSMDLQDALNAYFNNYVSEENRSHTVLVLDKSVHQFPWESLPCLNRQSVSRVPSLSILRDILSQSFVVNGEYVEVRKEAGSYILNPSLDLKHTQEMFEHKLVEGGWKGLIASQPSNRDFIKMLSGNDFFLYFGHGGGEQYTTSYDLATLKRCAVTILMGCSSGALYECGSFEPWGTPLDYLSAGCPTLVANLWDVTDKDIDRFSLKMLESWGLFENKAPFVNSTSICTAVSESRSCCHLRYLNGAAPVIYGIPAYIIP, encoded by the exons ATGTCTACAAGGTCAATCGTTACTAGTAAAGTTTCTTGGACTCCAGAGAAGTTCATTTCAGCTCTCAGTTATCCTGAGCATTGCTCTATTACTCTCGTTAAGCGACTCAAGGCTTCtgtaaaattaaaggacCTCAAGCAAAATATATCTCGTGATGCACCTTCGTGGACGTTCGAGCATTTGTTTGTGGCTTTCAAATGTGCAGTCAGTAACTTAGCTAAGCAATGGGCGGAGCTATCCACTACAGATAAGGAGAAAACTAGAAGGATGTTTTGTACACCTTCTAGATTAAATACGGCTCACCGTCCCGAGGTTTTCTACCTGTTAGAATGCTGTACATATATTCTCGAACAAATGCAGGTGGTAACCAAAAATACAAGTCATTTGTATGATTGCATCCGTAGCGGGGTTTCAATTTGTAATCGGCTCCTGGACATGGAGATTTTTGAACCAGCTATCAGTCTTTTGATGAAAACTCATAAAAACCTTATAATTTTACTGACATATCGGGACCACGATGCCATCCCTACTGCTACCCTTCTTAATCCCACTTTAGATGTTTCAGAAATCCAATTAGAAAGCTGCCTTTTTGTTCCTATGGTTCCTGCCTCTTATTTCTTAAATATAGGCACTATCGTTGTCACATTTCAGCTCAATGTATTACGATGTTTATCTTTAAGTCAAATTAACGGTTTGTCTTTGAATACAATCAATAACTTACAAAGCGAAGATGGCCCTTTTCAATGGATTGAAAGAAGCTTTCCTTCCCAGGTTCAATTGGCCAATTCGAGAAGAGAAATTTTAGCTCGTTTGTTGACAAGATTTTCCATGATACAAAATAACGCCTTACAATCGTTCAAACTTTTAATCCTCTCTATAGCTTTATGGTTGAATATTCTTTCTTCCCAGAGAGCTGACGATAAAGAGTTTGATGTAAATCAGCTTGAAACGAGAATCCTCCAACTTTTCTCAAAAGTTGTCCAATTATGTAAAAGCGAAGATATTGAAGGatctattttaaataaagatatGACACAACTTCATCATCTTCTGgaaaatttatcaaaagaaTCGAGGTTGCATATTTTGCTTCAACTTTCTCAactttattataaatataatgatTTCCAATTAAGCGCTGCATATGTCATTAGAGGCTATTCTTTGTCATTTGAAGACATcagttttaaattaaaatttttattattttcttttcgatTATCAATTCACGATAATAGCATTTGTTTTCCGTTCAATTTAATCCAAGAGTTGTCGTCACTTCAGCAGCTCTTTGTCGAAAATGCTTTACCATATTCAGAAGCTCTACATTTATTGGATTCAATAGAGCGATCATTTCGACTTTTCAATGACTCGACGGTTTTTGATGATACTGTATTTGCTTTGAACATATCAGAAATTTTATCGTGGATACTCTCATCGGTTGTGAGGGATATCCTTGTCGAGGATGAGCTTTTAAATCTCCAACTTAAAATaagaaagtttttgatGTTTACATTTCATATAATTAGGTCATTTAGTGAGTTGACtaaatttcaaagttcTCTGGAAGGCTGTTTAAATCTCGCAGCCTACTATGAAGATGCTGAATTTCCTCAAAAGCTTTCCAATCATCTTTACAACTTGTGTGTAAAATCTTCTAATGTTAATTATGCACGTGAATGCATAAGTTTGAGTATCAAAATTGCTGTATCACATAAATTGACTAATGATGAAACATATCTcctgaaaattttaaaaaattttcaacttcGGTACCACGATTCTTTACAGTTGCAAGAAAAATGTGATGTACTCCATACTACATTCAATCAACTGGATCTCTATGTTGGAACTACATCTGTTGGAAAATCTAGTGTATTGGATAACATTTTAAAACGTATATTCAACTCTTTAACTTCTATAAATGATTCaaatatagaaaaattGCTTGAATCAATAAGCTATTCCTTGctcaaacttttttttaaatgtgCAAATGAAGGTTCTCGATATAATGCATCTGCTgctttatcttttaaattatctCTTATGTTACATGAAAAAGAGGAGGTCCTTTTGCTTAAAACAAA TGTTTCTTGCGTTTTGGCAAACCATGGGTATAATGACATTAAATTTGAGGAAATGGTTCTTTGCGTTATTAAAGGTGACCAAAATCTCCTAGAGCATAATTCCAACAATAATGCGAAATTAGCTTTAAACGAGTCGCTATTATGCTCATGGGAAAATTTGCTATGTTACAGACGTGCGGAAGACGATAGTAGGATACTTACAATAATTGAGTCGTGGACTATTTTTATATCTCGATTTTCTTCGGTCATTTCTCGTTGCTCCTTCAcagattttgaaattaactcaattttgaatttttttt tttgttttttacatACGGTGGAGCCGAGTGGAAAACTAACATTCGAGTTGGCTTTCCTTGAGATATTTTACGAACTTTTCAATtgtcttcttcatcttcaattTTCCAAGTATCTGGTCATCATTGGTACTTTGCTTAGTGATAAATATATGACGCTTGGCTTCTCAGGGAAAGCTCACTTGTTTTATACCAAGTGTTATAGCTATCTTCGTCAATGTAAAAGCAGTCCTTTTATAAACTTTTGGAATGTTTCTTATGgtaaatatttgattttaacCGGAAATACGGATAAAGG AATTTTacagttaaaaaaatattctcTTTCTTCTGAAGAGGATTTCAATTCAAATGGTTTAAGTCGGACTGTTAGCCTCAATCTTTTGCTTTATGAAAGGATACAGCTAAGTGATGCCCTATTTCAACTAGGCTACACCACTGTTTCTCTTGGCTTTATAatgcaaaatttaaaggttATTAAGGGATTGTTTTCTAAAAGCTCAAAGGAGCATTTCAACGGCGGAAAATATATTACTTGGCGACTTTTCGCTGTCAGTGCTCACTCTAACGTTTGCGCTGCAAGGATTTATGAGCACATGGGACAGGCGCGAGAAgccgaatttttttatcgaCAAGCTTGCAGTATTTCTGAAAAGATGCcgttttcttgtttttcaGCTACCTTCCAATTGCGCTTATGCTCACTACTAACAAGGGCAGGAAAGTTAGAGAAGGGCGAGaagattttatttgatcTTACTGAGGCGATGAAAAGCACAGATACATACCATAAACTTTTATGGAATTACGGAGCAGCTGAAGTATGCGCAACAAAATCCGAGTTGGATGGTGCCATATGTCACTATTCAGAATGTGTAAAACttttagaaataataaagtcAGAAtattaccttttttttaataggAACCGCGAGAAGTCTCTTACAAAAGGAATTAAAAGACTCAGTCTTTCAAGTCAACCAACTTTTGTTACAGAATCTAATACTACTGAATTTGATGACTGGtcaattcttcaaaatacGGCAGCCAATTTACTTCGTCTGATTTCTATGTTTGAGTTGAAAAGAGGAAACTTGGAGATTGCAAAGGCTTTAATGACTGACTCGACAAAATGCTCAATTGCaagttttttcaacataGTCTCAgctaatattttaaaatcaaagcTTATTGTTTGTGAAGCTGATTCCACACTATTTGGCGATCCCGTCCTACGTACTCTTCCCGATTCTGTAATTTCATTACCTGGAATTTCTCATaaatttcagaaaaatcaaagtaaaacaaaagcGCTTGGAGAAAATACAGGATTTCGCAAGGGATCCAAGCGCTTAGATTATTTACGTGAGAGGcttaaaatcaatttgcAGAATGTTAGATTAAGCTGtgaaattatattttctaatgCATATGAGCGGAGCTCTGTATGCGTTTGCAGGGAGGTCAATGAATTGATATCGTACTCAACAATTATGCAAAGTGCATTAACCACAATTGGCGAAACGACCGACGTCGATTCTAGTTCAGcctcattttttttagagaTCCCTAAAGCTCTAGGATTCCATAGACGTCGTGAAGCACAGAAATTCAGAAACCAGCACAAAGAACTTCATTTTAGTAGTTTggaacaaattttaaatagtCGGTTATCTATACCTGATGTCCGTACATTTCAAGacaattttattgattCATTACCGTCGATCTGGAATGTCGTTTCTATTACTATTAACAATTCTGGAGAGGATTTGTTCATCTCAAAAATACGCAAAGGTCATTCTCCGCTGATTTTTCGTTTACCATTGCAAAGACATAATTCACGTGACGCAGACGAAGAAATCCTTGTGTTTACAAAAGCTCAAACCGAGCTATTTCGAATTATCTCTAAAAGTAATCAGATGGCTCAGAACGGTAAACATTATACTAGAAGAGAAGACAAAGAAACTTGGtggaaagaaagaagacaCCTTGATCAATGCTTGCAACaacttttagaaaatattgaaatatCATGGCTCGGTGGATTTAAAGGTATTTTCAATCCACATAAAATTGATACTTCTTTGTTTGCCAAGTTTTCCAgtcaatttcaaaacattatagctaaaaattttaacatGGACAAGAAAACACCTGTCCCTACACTGTCGCCTGAGATCCTAGAACTATTCATCACCTTAGGAAAACCTGGGTATGAAGGTTACGAACAGCTTTTAGAggatttgatttattttattttggacatttttcaattccGAGGTCTTCATTTTGCATACGACGAGATTGATACTGATCAACTATCTATGGATCTTCAGGATGCTCTAAATGCCTACTTCAACAATTATGTCTCTGAAGAGAACAGGAGTCATACGGTCCTTGTACTGGATAAATCAGTTCACCAATTTCCGTGGGAATCTTTACCATGCCTAAACCGACAATCGGTATCACGTGTGCCTTCATTATCAATTCTGCGGGACATCTTGTCCCAATCATTTGTCGTTAATGGAGAGTATGTTGAAGTGCGTAAAGAAGCAGGTTCATATATACTAAATCCTAGTTTGGACCTTAAGCATACTCAAGAAATGTTTGAACATAAACTAGTTGAAGGTGGGTGGAAGGGATTAATTGCTAGTCAACCTTCTAATAgagattttattaaaatgctttcaggtaatgatttttttctatatttCGGACATGGAGGAGGAGAGCAATATACAACATCTTATGACCTGGCCACTCTAAAAAGGTGTGCAGTCACTATACTGATGGGTTGTAGTTCTGGTGCTTTGTATGAATGTGGCTCATTTGAGCCATGGGGGACTCCTTTGGATTATTTGAGTGCTGGGTGTCCAACGTTAGTTGCAAACTTATGGGATGTCACCGATAAAGACATCGATAGGTTCAGTTTGAAGATGCTTGAAAGCTGGGGACTCTTTGAAAATAAGGCACCTTTTGTGAATTCAACGAGTATATGCACAGCGGTCAGCGAAAGTCGTTCATGCTGTCATCTACGCTATTTGAACGGAGCAGCTCCTGTGATATACGGAATACCTGCTTATATTATTCCATAA
- the mgl1 gene encoding serine hydrolase — MADLYTKDWTDVKDKPVARVVFIHGFGEHVNAYPEFFEALNERNIEVYTFDQRGFGHSRKGGPKKQGCTGGWSLVFPDLDYQILRASDTELPLFLWGHSMGGGLALRYGISGTHRHKLAGVIAQAPMLRCHPDTEPNFLLRKALTLVSKVHPNFLFDSDVQSQHITRDEAVNQRLQDDPLVSSVGSLQVFSDMLNRGTKTIELAPQFFLPLLITHGTDDNVTCSDSSKEFYENAGTKDKTYQSYPGFYHSLHIEKKPEVYEYLDKVAAWIYEHSKPSETVKSEQETAVEHPKPTATTSAPSASPTGVPVEEESHKATSDAVPPAEAKPEPVPASAAERAPTSESTTVPETIVASTTKVISEPAPRVTTAATADIVTNK, encoded by the coding sequence ATGGCTGATTTATATACAAAAGATTGGACTGATGTTAAAGACAAGCCCGTTGCACGTGTTGTTTTTATCCATGGATTTGGCGAACATGTCAATGCTTATCCAGagttttttgaagcattGAACGAGCGTAATATTGAAGTTTATACCTTTGATCAGAGAGGTTTTGGTCATTCAAGAAAGGGAGGTCCAAAGAAGCAGGGTTGTACTGGTGGTTGGTCTCTAGTATTTCCTGACCTGGATTATCAAATTCTTCGTGCTAGCGATACGGAGCTTCCCCTATTTTTATGGGGACATTCTATGGGTGGAGGATTGGCTTTACGTTATGGTATCAGTGGGACACATCGTCACAAGCTGGCTGGTGTAATCGCACAAGCTCCTATGCTTCGTTGTCATCCTGACACTGAACCAAACTTTTTGTTACGAAAAGCACTTACTTTGGTTTCCAAGGTACATcctaattttcttttcgatAGCGATGTCCAAAGTCAACACATAACCAGGGATGAAGCCGTCAATCAACGTTTGCAGGATGATCCTCTTGTTTCATCGGTAGGTTCGTTGCAAGTCTTTAGTGACATGCTAAACAGAGGTACGAAAACTATTGAATTAGCTCCTCAGTTTTTCCTTCCTCTCCTTATAACCCATGGTACTGATGATAATGTGACTTGTTCCgattcttcaaaagaattttatgaaaatgcGGGCACTAAAGATAAGACATATCAATCGTATCCAGGATTTTACCATTCTTTGCATATTGAGAAGAAACCAGAGGTTTATGAGTACCTTGACAAAGTTGCTGCTTGGATTTACGAACACTCAAAGCCTAGTGAAACTGTAAAGTCGGAACAGGAAACCGCTGTTGAACATCCTAAGCCTACCGCTACTACATCTGCTCCTTCTGCTTCTCCTACTGGAGTTCCTGTTGAAGAGGAGTCACATAAAGCCACGTCGGATGCTGTTCCTCCTGCTGAAGCAAAGCCTGAGCCTGTACCAGCATCAGCTGCAGAAAGGGCGCCTACTTCTGAAAGTACCACTGTTCCTGAGACCATAGTGGCATCAACAACCAAGGTAATTTCAGAACCAGCTCCTAGAGTTACTACTGCGGCCACCGCCGATATTGTAAccaataaataa
- the taf5 gene encoding transcription initiation factor TFIID subunit 5, with protein sequence MSATNGPQPQDLNRIVLDYLAKKGYSRTEAMLRLEASGSGVSVEEKLKSIEETPDAYTHTYTILRDWVDSSLELYKAELHRILFPIFVHSYLNLLSQDHYEAAKQFYELFKDDHTDLHDFDVKNLKSLSLPSHVAEDRTAQQYRQNKYQLHFSRITFDLLLHFLFENVSNGGSIIIKLINQHIDIHIVPGRPTVLENAKVINEQEGITGQSFERGDAQLQPVKLQQMPMDKEMEKIVEMDLEEEDMMHQNDPNNQSPKLLKEFRKLHEPNAEDAPSRDYIPLPPHKGVDILSEVEAVKDWSKRLHLGPRASLPSVCMYTFHHTNNNMNCAEFSPDSTMIACGFQESYIRLWSIKADKKSLPKSTSVEDSDGSVRLLSHSGPVYGTTFSPDNKYLLSCSEDASARLWSVDTKTALVAYKGHTGPVWDVAFGPFGHYFATASHDQTAQLWSCDHIYPLRVFAGHLSDVDCVTFHPNSAYVLTGSSDKTCRLWDVHRGHSVRVFNGHTQPVTAVAIAPDGHTMASADSEGLIHLWDIGTGRRIKTMRGHRGNIYSLSFSRESTVLVSGGSDCTVRAWDVFKTNYNNPVSSSLTGSVVTPFSAKTSTFNEVNWSTSPDQMVALYTKQTPIFNVSFTRRNLCLAISVS encoded by the exons ATGTCTGCCACTAATGGGCCGCAACCGCAGGATCTGAACAGAATTGTTCTGGATTACCTTGCGAAGAAGGGATACTCAAGGACCGAGGCGATGCTTCGTTTGGAAGCATCGGGTTCTGGCGTGTCAGTAGAGGAGAAGTTAAAAAGCATTGAGGAAACTCCAGATGCATACACACACACGTATACGATCTTACGAGACTGGGTGGATAGTTCGTTAGAATTGTACAAAGCTGAACTTCACAGGATATTATTTCCTATATTTGTTCACTCATATCTTAATCTCTTGTCTCAAGATCATTATGAAGCTG CAAAGCAATTTTACGAACTCTTCAAAGACGATCATACTGATCTTCATGACTTTGATgtaaaaaacttaaaatcGCTGAGTCTTCCAAGCCATGTCGCAGAAGACCGCACTGCTCAACAATACCggcaaaataaatatcaaCTCCATTTTTCTAGGATAACATTTGATTTATTGCTTCATTTCTTATTTGAAAACGTTTCAAACGGTGGGTCaattatcattaaattaatcaatCAGCATATAGATATCCATATCGTTCCCGGACGTCCCACCGTCTTGGAAAATGCTAAAGTTATCAATGAACAAGAAGGTATTACCGGCCAATCCTTTGAACGAGGAGATGCTCAACTTCAACCTGTAAAGCTGCAACAAATGCCAATGGacaaagaaatggaaaaaattgtaGAGATGGACttagaagaagaggataTGATGCACCAAAACGATCCAAATAACCAATCTCCAAAactattaaaagaatttagAAAGCTGCATGAACCTAATGCTGAAGATGCTCCGTCTAGAGATTATATCCCTCTTCCTCCTCATAAAGGTGTTGATATTCTTTCAGAAGTTGAGGCTGTGAAAGATTGGAGTAAAAGATTACATCTTGGACCTAGAGCCTCCCTTCCTAGTGTTTGTATGTACACATTCCATCACACCAATAACAACATGAACTGTGCTGAATTTTCTCCTGACTCCACAATGATCGCCTGTGGTTTTCAAGAAAGTTATATACGGCTATGGTCAATAAAGGCTgacaaaaaatcattacCTAAGTCAACTTCTGTAGAGGATTCAGATGGCTCAGTACGTTTACTGAGTCATTCTGGTCCTGTTTACGGCACCACATTTTCTCCcgataataaatatttactaTCTTGTTCCGAAGATGCTAGCGCCCGGCTGTGGTCTGTTGACACAAAAACTGCTTTGGTAGCTTACAAGGGACATACTGGCCCGGTTTGGGATGTTGCCTTTGGTCCGTTTGGTCATTACTTCGCTACTGCTTCTCATGACCAGACTGCACAACTTTGGAGCTGTGATCATATATACCCACTTAGAGTTTTTGCTGGGCATTTAAGTGATGTAGAC TGCGTTACCTTTCATCCAAACTCCGCTTATGTGCTAACTGGATCAAGCGATAAAACATGCAGGCTTTGGGATGTACATAGAGGACATTCTGTTCGTGTTTTTAATGGACATACCCAACCGGTAACTGCTGTTGCGATTGCCCCAGATGGTCATACTATGGCAAGTGCTG ACAGTGAAGGTCTAATTCACCTTTGGGACATAGGAACAGGAAGGCGTATAAAGACAATGCGAGGTCACAGAGGCAACATATACTCTTTGTCATTTTCTCGCGAATCCACGGTCCTCGTTAGCGGAGGGTCAGATTGTACTGTGAGAGCTTGGGACGTTTTCAAAACTAATTACAACAATCctgtttcttcttctctaACGGGAAGTGTTGTTACACCTTTCTCTGCTAAAACATCCACATTTAATGAAGTCAATTGGTCTACAAG TCCGGATCAAATGGTAGCTCTTTATACGAAGCAAACCCCTATATTTAATGTCTCCTTTACGCGTCGTAACCTTTGCTTAGCAATAAGCGTTAGTTAG
- a CDS encoding uncharacterized protein (human leukocyte receptor 1 ortholog, implicated in mRNA splicing) encodes MPLNLLKHKSWNVYNEKNIERVRRDEELARLSADKEQAKNDLEESKRRIARLRGTVYEEDSKETEPKVEFANFWAEQEEKERKRQKVYSENRHDLEIMKERHGLGPLPWYMKTDKISIDETSNNMSSKYRAPQDDPMFLVEKLLSNRKTKNPESDRRRQSRKKKSTQIQASDEMKHRRHHVHKVHHYSQKQSSSTTRR; translated from the exons ATGCCGCTGAATCTGCTTAAGCATAAGAGTTGGAACG TCTATAATGAGAAAAATATCGAAAGAGTTAGAAGAGATGAAGAATTGGCAAGACTTTCAGCGGACAAAGAACAAGCAAAAAACGACCTAGAG GAATCTAAACGTCGGATAGCACGACTACGAGGTACTGTTTACGAAGAAGATTCGAAAGAAACAGAGCCAAAAGTTGAATTTGCCAATTTTTGGGCTGAACAGGAAGAAAAG GAGAGGAAACGTCAAAAAGTTTATAGCGAAAATCGCCATGATCTAGAAATTATGAAAGAACGGCATGGACTCG GACCACTCCCTTGGTACATGAAAACAGACAAAATCAGCATAGATGAAACATCGAATAATATGTCTTCAAAGTATCGCGCTCCTCAAGATGATCCTATGTTTTTGGTTGAGAAACTGCTGTCGAACCGGAAGACCAAAAATCCCGAATCTGATCGTAGAAGGCAGAGtcgaaagaaaaagtctACTCAGATCCAAGCAAGCGATGAAATGAAACATCGAAGACATCATGTTCATAAGGTTCATCATTATTCCCAGAAGCAGTCTTCCTCTACTACTCGTcgataa